The sequence CTGCCAAGTCCGGCTGCCACCAGCATGGCGGCCGATATGGAGCGCATCGAAGCCGTCCTGGCCGCCCGCGCGAGCGCGGCTGGGGTCGACATCAGGCGCGGATTCGGCGTCGAAGGTGTCGACCAGGTGGACGACGAAGTGATCATTCGCGCAGGCGGCGAGACTTTTCATGGGCGCTGGCTGGTCGGTTGCGATGGCGGCCGCAGCATCGTGCGTAAGGCAGGGGGCTTTGAATTCACAGGCACTGATGCCGAGTTCACCGGCTATTCCGTCCAGGTCGAGATGGCTGACCCGGATCGGCTCAGCCTGGGCCGCCACTATACGCCGACAGGCATGTATTTTCAGTCGCGCCCCGGGAGCATCGCGATGGTCGAGTTCGACGGCGGCGCTTTTCACCGAAGCCAGCCGCTCACGCTCGAGCATGTGCAGGCGGTGCTGCGCCGTATCTCCGGGACCGAGGTCACCCTGACGGCGCTCCAGCTCGGCACCACCTGGACCGACCGCGCTTACCAGGCGACGGCTTACCGCAAAGGGCGGCTGCTGCTGGCCGGCGACGCCGCGCACATCCATTCTCCTTTAGGCGGCCAGGGGCTCAACCTCGGCCTGGGCGACGCGATGAATCTTGGATGGAAGCTTGCCGCCACCATCCGCGGCGACGCTCCGGCCGGCCTGCTTGACAGCTATGCCCGTGAACGGCAGCCGGTGGCGGCGCAGGTGCTTGACTGGTCACGCGCCCAGGTCGCGCTGATGCGGCCGAGCGCACACTCGCGCGCGCTGGAAGCGATCATCCGCGATCTCATCGATACGGGCGACGGCGCGACATACTTCGCCGAGCGCGCGTGGGGCGTGTCGCTGCGCTACGATCTTGGCGGCAGTCATCCGCTGGTGGGCCGCAGTGCACCCGATTTCGAGTTGGCCGATGGCAGCAAGCTTGGCATGCTTCTCAAGAAGGGGAGCGGTCTGTTGCTGGACTTTGACGCCGGCAGGCCGTTGCAGGCGCTGGCCAGCGGCTGGAGCGACCGGATCATATATGTCGCGAGCGACGTCAAGGATGGCCTGGGCTTGAGCGCAGTATTACTGCGCCC comes from Collimonas pratensis and encodes:
- a CDS encoding FAD-dependent monooxygenase, yielding MIYDVVIAGAGPVGLFLACELRLAEISVLVLEQAEDPLTPLKRLPFGMRGLSAPTIEAFYRRGLLDDVAAPQRAKDEAESSSASSAGREGQQPRRQAGHFAGIPFDYDKINASKWRYRLPSPAATSMAADMERIEAVLAARASAAGVDIRRGFGVEGVDQVDDEVIIRAGGETFHGRWLVGCDGGRSIVRKAGGFEFTGTDAEFTGYSVQVEMADPDRLSLGRHYTPTGMYFQSRPGSIAMVEFDGGAFHRSQPLTLEHVQAVLRRISGTEVTLTALQLGTTWTDRAYQATAYRKGRLLLAGDAAHIHSPLGGQGLNLGLGDAMNLGWKLAATIRGDAPAGLLDSYARERQPVAAQVLDWSRAQVALMRPSAHSRALEAIIRDLIDTGDGATYFAERAWGVSLRYDLGGSHPLVGRSAPDFELADGSKLGMLLKKGSGLLLDFDAGRPLQALASGWSDRIIYVASDVKDGLGLSAVLLRPDGVVAWAAEAEANQEEAAQAAARWFGEPLTAV